Proteins co-encoded in one Nitrospiraceae bacterium genomic window:
- the ileS gene encoding isoleucine--tRNA ligase, with translation MDYKATLNLPQTDFPMKANLPQREPELLATWNQQRLYEQIQEAGKGRERYLLHDGPPYANGRIHIGHALNKILKDIIVKSKTMAGYQVPYVPGWDCHGLPIEHQVLKDLGEKKKTLDAMAIRRLCREYAEKFYKIQREEFQRLGVLGDWQHPYLTMNPAYEAAIIRAFGQFVERGGVYKGLKPVLWCTQDQTALAEAEVEYEDHTSPSIYVKFPVAGSPASLNSRFSGLTIPAAVRSTSIVIWTTTPWTLPANQAVCLHTDIDYAFAQVGNEVLVIAHNLLDSVAKACKLEQVKVLAVKKGREGFEGLETQRPLTTGLSPVLLGDFVTLDQGTGCVHIAPGHGMEDYLLVLEHNAKASVGERLEILAPVDDAGRFTEVVAEFSGQHVFKANPGIVERLKQNGRLLGHDTLSHSYPHCWRCKSPVIFRATEQWFVSMDINELRKAALAEIDRVQWIPPWGKDRINGMIANRPDWCLSRQRVWGVPIPGFTCIACRHVLADVRVIEHIATLVEKHGADVWFERSASGLLPTGTTCPKCGKTDFEKERDILDVWFESGVSYAAVLKERKWWPADLYLEGSDQHRGWFHSALLAGVVTDRRAPYRAVLTHGFVLDGQGKKMSKSAGNVVAPQDVIKQSGAEILRLWVAAQDYRDDLRISPEILNHLIEAYRKIRNTCRFLLSNLYDFDPTTHRVAYEQLPELDRWALTRLAELIPRVKQSYETFEFHTIFHALNNFCSVDLSAVYLDILKDRLYTFRADSPLRRGSQTVFLEIVTALTKLMAPVLSFTADEIWRALHPQPEGNNMSVHLSAFPEADRTWADGQLAQRWEKLLSVRERVQGVLETSRREKLIGSSLEAHVTLLADAKTYEFLKPMAADLSTVFIVSQVTLTQQSRTEQDLAVTVTKSLFAKCERCWNYREAVGKDATHPTLCDRCVEAIR, from the coding sequence ATGGACTACAAAGCAACGCTCAATCTACCCCAGACCGACTTTCCGATGAAGGCGAATCTCCCGCAGCGGGAGCCGGAATTGCTCGCCACGTGGAACCAGCAACGACTCTACGAGCAGATCCAGGAGGCGGGCAAGGGACGGGAGCGCTATCTGCTCCATGATGGTCCGCCCTATGCCAACGGCCGTATCCACATCGGCCATGCGCTGAACAAAATCCTCAAAGACATCATTGTGAAATCTAAGACCATGGCCGGCTATCAGGTTCCCTACGTGCCGGGATGGGATTGCCATGGATTACCGATCGAGCACCAGGTCCTGAAAGATCTCGGTGAGAAAAAGAAAACGCTGGATGCCATGGCGATTCGACGTCTCTGTCGCGAGTACGCAGAGAAGTTCTACAAGATTCAGCGCGAGGAATTTCAGCGGTTGGGGGTTCTGGGCGACTGGCAGCATCCCTATCTCACGATGAATCCGGCCTATGAGGCGGCGATCATTCGCGCGTTCGGACAATTTGTCGAACGAGGGGGTGTCTACAAAGGACTCAAGCCGGTGCTGTGGTGTACGCAGGATCAGACGGCTCTGGCCGAAGCAGAGGTCGAGTATGAAGATCACACATCGCCGTCGATCTATGTGAAGTTCCCCGTGGCCGGATCACCAGCGTCACTGAACTCAAGATTTTCCGGGCTCACGATTCCTGCCGCAGTACGTTCGACGTCGATTGTGATCTGGACGACGACGCCCTGGACCCTCCCGGCCAACCAGGCTGTCTGTCTCCATACGGACATCGATTATGCATTCGCTCAGGTCGGGAACGAAGTACTGGTCATCGCCCACAATCTCCTAGATAGCGTGGCCAAAGCCTGCAAGCTGGAGCAGGTGAAGGTCCTTGCCGTGAAGAAAGGTCGCGAAGGGTTCGAAGGTCTCGAGACACAGCGCCCGTTGACGACCGGTCTCTCACCAGTGCTCCTCGGCGATTTCGTCACGCTCGATCAAGGCACCGGTTGTGTGCACATTGCACCAGGCCACGGGATGGAGGACTACCTCCTGGTGTTGGAACACAACGCCAAGGCATCAGTGGGAGAACGGTTGGAGATTCTCGCGCCAGTGGATGATGCAGGCCGGTTCACGGAAGTGGTTGCCGAGTTTTCCGGGCAACACGTGTTCAAGGCGAATCCCGGAATCGTAGAACGTCTGAAACAGAACGGGCGCCTCCTCGGTCACGACACGCTGAGTCATTCTTATCCTCACTGTTGGCGATGCAAAAGTCCGGTCATCTTTCGAGCGACCGAACAATGGTTCGTGTCGATGGACATCAACGAACTTCGCAAGGCCGCGCTCGCTGAAATCGATCGCGTACAATGGATTCCTCCATGGGGCAAGGATCGCATCAACGGCATGATCGCCAACAGGCCGGATTGGTGTTTATCACGTCAGCGTGTCTGGGGAGTGCCGATCCCCGGCTTCACCTGTATTGCCTGTCGCCACGTGCTTGCCGATGTTCGAGTTATCGAACACATCGCAACTTTGGTTGAGAAGCACGGAGCCGACGTCTGGTTCGAACGATCGGCGTCAGGCCTCTTGCCGACCGGCACCACATGTCCGAAGTGTGGGAAGACCGACTTTGAAAAGGAGCGAGATATCCTGGATGTGTGGTTTGAGTCAGGGGTCAGCTATGCGGCGGTCCTCAAGGAGAGGAAATGGTGGCCGGCCGATTTGTACCTTGAAGGGTCCGACCAGCATCGCGGGTGGTTTCACAGTGCCTTGCTGGCTGGAGTAGTGACGGATCGACGTGCTCCCTATCGAGCGGTCTTGACCCATGGATTTGTCCTCGATGGGCAGGGGAAGAAGATGTCGAAGTCGGCGGGGAACGTGGTCGCGCCGCAGGATGTGATCAAACAATCCGGAGCGGAAATCTTGCGCCTGTGGGTGGCGGCGCAGGATTATCGCGATGACCTCCGGATCTCACCAGAAATTCTCAATCACCTCATCGAAGCCTACCGCAAGATTCGGAACACCTGCCGGTTTCTCTTGAGCAATCTTTATGACTTCGACCCGACGACCCATCGGGTCGCCTATGAGCAGCTACCTGAGCTGGACCGCTGGGCGCTGACACGATTGGCTGAGCTCATTCCACGAGTAAAGCAGTCGTATGAGACCTTCGAGTTCCATACGATCTTCCACGCACTGAATAATTTCTGCTCGGTCGACCTGAGCGCAGTCTACCTGGACATCTTGAAAGACCGGCTTTATACCTTCCGCGCAGATTCGCCGTTGCGACGCGGATCCCAGACCGTGTTCTTGGAAATTGTGACCGCATTGACAAAACTGATGGCGCCGGTGTTGAGCTTTACGGCCGATGAAATCTGGCGTGCGTTGCATCCCCAGCCCGAGGGAAACAATATGAGCGTTCACCTTTCCGCCTTCCCTGAAGCAGATCGTACGTGGGCCGATGGTCAGTTAGCGCAACGCTGGGAGAAACTCTTGTCGGTGCGAGAACGTGTGCAGGGTGTCCTTGAAACGAGTCGACGGGAAAAGCTGATTGGCTCGTCACTTGAGGCCCATGTGACCCTGCTCGCAGATGCAAAGACCTACGAGTTTCTCAAACCCATGGCCGCGGATTTGAGCACCGTCTTTATTGTGTCACAAGTTACCCTGACCCAGCAGTCCCGGACGGAACAAGATTTAGCCGTCACAGTAACCAAATCCCTATTCGCCAAGTGCGAGCGCTGCTGGAATTATCGCGAGGCCGTCGGCAAGGATGCCACCCATCCGACCCTCTGCGATCGTTGCGTGGAGGCTATTCGGTGA
- the lspA gene encoding signal peptidase II gives MTKPTFRYLLLALVAGTVIVVDQLTKLSIMQNMRLHESIPIIPNLFSLTYIRNPGAAFGLLAGSSNAFRTLFFGVTSLFALALLGTILVRLPARDWTGQLSIAGILGGAIGNLVDRLQYGEVIDFLDVYIDAYHWPAFNVADSAISVGVVFLIVHFAFEKKEARQVSSESPSSANS, from the coding sequence GTGACAAAACCGACCTTCCGCTATCTCCTTCTTGCGCTGGTGGCCGGTACGGTTATCGTCGTCGATCAGCTGACGAAGCTTTCGATTATGCAGAACATGCGGTTGCATGAATCGATTCCCATCATTCCCAATTTGTTCAGCCTCACGTACATCCGGAATCCTGGAGCGGCGTTCGGCTTGCTCGCTGGGAGCAGCAATGCGTTTCGCACGTTGTTTTTTGGAGTCACATCACTGTTTGCCCTGGCCTTACTGGGAACGATCCTGGTGCGGCTTCCCGCACGTGATTGGACCGGGCAATTGAGTATCGCGGGGATTCTGGGGGGCGCGATCGGAAATTTGGTGGATCGGCTACAGTACGGCGAGGTAATCGACTTTCTGGATGTCTATATCGATGCCTATCACTGGCCGGCCTTCAACGTTGCCGATTCGGCGATCAGCGTGGGAGTGGTTTTCCTCATCGTTCACTTCGCGTTTGAAAAGAAAGAGGCGCGGCAAGTCTCGTCTGAGAGTCCGTCGTCGGCCAATAGCTAG
- a CDS encoding DUF2024 family protein: MADARSDTVHVYDTWVKGKKGLLHFDVMTTDEATALTLAKQYLASIGEADVPVTLKECQFCHSEPLVMFSAEQQRQFREQGGFIVSLPA, encoded by the coding sequence ATGGCCGATGCTCGCTCCGATACCGTTCACGTGTACGACACCTGGGTGAAAGGGAAGAAGGGACTTTTGCATTTCGATGTGATGACCACTGACGAAGCAACGGCGCTAACGCTGGCCAAGCAATACCTGGCAAGTATCGGGGAGGCCGACGTTCCGGTGACACTCAAGGAGTGCCAATTCTGCCACAGCGAGCCGCTTGTGATGTTTTCAGCCGAACAGCAACGACAATTCCGTGAGCAAGGTGGGTTTATCGTGAGCTTGCCGGCCTAG